From a single Daphnia pulex isolate KAP4 chromosome 2, ASM2113471v1 genomic region:
- the LOC124210056 gene encoding protein cycle-like isoform X2, with protein sequence MTSRTKSKGKDRLSNKRGTSVMSEPAEDFGSRSSKFQRSHSSSLADYDDIQSHFLRDVSRDEDEPEDTRMMTPSPTPSDEPRGNRGGGRQNHSEIEKRRRDKMNTYITELSRVVPMCITMSHKLDKLTVLRMAVQHLKTIRGAIHSYTEGDYKPSFLSDEELKRLILQSADGFLFVVGCDRGRMLYVSESVSQVLNYSQGDLLGQSWFDILHPKDVAKVKEQLSSSDLSPRERLIDAKTMLPVKTDVPQGLSRLCPGARRSFFCRMKCRAVQPAKDSSDACGMSSSKHRKTQNISKEKKFTVVHCTGYLKSWAPAKIGVHDQDAEGDVDACNLSCLVAVGRVQPSNLQNYKPRGTPGKESLVNDSSLRPRSLNFEFISRHTIDGKFVFVDQRATLLLGLLPQELLGTSMYEYYHVDDIVALTEVHKSALQTTETVTTAVYRFRVKEGTFVRLQSRWKSFRNPWTKDIEFLVAKNSYIEAECSDVANSCMDSSSVNFSNSDMFYQGSGTGSNQTTSTRVRLFSMEVEASKIGQTVADEVLDFHRSRSRSSASAISSSAVRSPGSIISCSATASPFSNVGSPLDSEPNYLVTGVLPSSFSNEDMRRNPISVVGNTPSVQSTTSTTMNTSTNSESVAAILSVQVNSNGSGSNSSGSNSGMRGNENNHHNRNNNHNHVKVRNNAQLLHILNEAGLHADEDMMEVIGGLMMDQSQSSSRENSSPGDGNDEAAMAVVMSLLEADAGLGGPVDFSGLPWPLP encoded by the exons TGAGCCAGCTGAAGACTTCGGTAGTCGTAGCTCGAAATTTCAGCGTTCACACTCGTCCTCATTAGCTGATTACGATGATATTCAATCACATTTCTTAAG AGATGTAAGTCGAGACGAAGATGAACCAGAAGATACGAGGATGATGACACCGTCTCCTACACCATCAGATGAGCCCCGAGGAAACAGAGGCGGTGGAAG GCAGAATCAcagtgaaattgaaaaacgaCGAAGAGATAAGATGAACACATACATTACCGAGCTGTCTCGAGTGGTGCCAATGTGTATAACA ATGTCGCATAAACTCGACAAGCTGACCGTACTCCGCATGGCTGTTCAACATCTTAAG actatTCGAGGTGCCATCCATTCCTACACAGAGGGGGACTACAAGCCCTCGTTTCTTTCTGACGAAGAACTCAAGCGTCTCATCTTGCAG TCTGCTGATGGTTTTTTATTCGTCGTGGGCTGCGATCGAGGAAGGATGTTGTACGTCTCCGAGTCAGTGTCTCAAGTGCTCAATTATTCtcag GGTGATTTACTAGGCCAAAGCTGGTTTGACATTTTACATCCTAAAGACGTCGCCAAAGTGAAAGAACAGTTATCGTCGTCTGATCTCAGTCCTCGCGAGCGGCTAATTGACGCCAAAA CTATGTTGCCCGTGAAAACTGACGTTCCTCAAGGTCTGTCTAGACTCTGCCCAGGAGCTCGCCGCTCATTCTTTTGCCGCATGAAATGTCGAGCCGTCCAACCAGCTAAAGACTCGTCAGATGCGTGTGGCATGTCATCATCTAAGCATAGAAAAACGCAAAATATTAGCAAAG aaaaaaagtttactgTGGTGCACTGTACTGGCTACTTGAAATCTTGGGCACCCGCAAAAATCGGAGTTCACGATCAAGATGCCGAAGGAGATGTGGACGCGTGTAACCTTTCATGTTTG GTAGCAGTTGGTCGGGTTCAACCgtcaaatttacaaaattacaAACCGAGGGGAACTCCTGGCAAAGAAAGTTTAGTTAATGACTCGTCACTTCGGCCCCGctctttgaattttgaattcatatCACGTCATACGATTGACGGAAAGTTCGTTTTTGTAGATCAACG TGCTACCCTGTTGCTCGGACTCTTGCCACAGGAGTTACTAGGCACAAGTATGTACGAATATTATCATGTTGATGATATTGTGGCCCTAACGGAAGTTCACAAGTCTGCTCTTCAGACAACTGAAACCGTTACAACTGCG GTTTACCGATTCCGTGTCAAAGAAGGCACCTTTGTCCGGCTCCAGAGTCGCTGGAAATCTTTCAGAAATCCTTGGACTAAGGATATCGAATTCCTTGTGGCCAAAAACTCCTACATAGA GGCTGAATGCTCAGATGTCGCAAACTCCTGCATGGATTCGTCCTCTGTGAATTTTTCCAACAGTGATATGTTTTATCAAG GTTCAGGAACAGGCAGTAACCAAACAACTTCAACTAGAGTTCGATTGTTTAGCATGGAAGTGGAAGCTAGTAAAATTGGACAG ACTGTGGCTGATGAAGTTCTCGACTTCCATCGCTCAAGATCACGTTCTTCGGCGTcggccatttcttcttctgctgtccGTTCGCCAGGATCGATTATTTCTTGCTCAGCTACTGCGTCCCCGTTTTCCAACGTTGGCAGTCCACTGGACTCGGAACCCAACTACCTAGTGACGGGAGTTCTTCCGTCTTCATTTTCCAATGAG GATATGCGTCGTAATCCAATTTCAGTGGTTGGAAATACTCCAAGTGTTCAATCCACGACATCAACTACGATGAACACGTCAACTAATTCGGAATCGGTAGCGGCCATCCTCTCCGTGCAAGTGAATAGCAACGGCAGCGGAAGCAATAGCAGCGGAAGTAACAGCGGAATGCGCGGCAACGAAAACAACCATCacaaccgcaacaacaaccacaaccacGTCAAAGTCAGGAACAACGCTCAGCTATTACACATCCTGAACGAAGCCGGTTTACACGCCGACGAGGACATGATGGAAGTGATTGGCGGTCTAATGATGGACCAGTCGCAAAGCTCCTCCCGTGAAAATAGCAGCCCCGGTGATGGTAACGACGAAGCAGCTATGGCGGTTGTGATGAGCCTCTTGGAAGCAGATGCCGGACTCGGCGGACCTGTTGATTTTTCCGGCCTACCTTGGCCATTGCCTTAA
- the LOC124208139 gene encoding eukaryotic translation initiation factor 5B-like codes for MTKKNVKKAKEESDGLATAEPEPAEDLFEEENSDKKKKKKKKKGKDDDANEASETVEKVEEVDEDQDDKKNKKAKKKEKVDPKKDKKGGPGKKAIAAMQETLRKIKEEEDRIRREEEEAERKAEEEERIRLEQERKEQERRDLKKQREKEKRDRLKAEGKFLTPKQRAAQARSQASLEILRAQGVDVPLIGEKRPRAGTRVRTNKQQQAVVQTDESTTSEENKAEQKPDGETEVLVEEEEEEVKESWDAESSSEEEVEEEPVPTTTAETTHSKSKSESEDSDDSDEEDDSDDSSDSDNEDGKKTDALSRRERALNRIQKRRDEAEKNTDPEVLRAPVVCVLGHVDTGKTKILDKLRRTHVQDGEAGGITQQIGATNVPIEAIREQSKMVIGFQDMKLKIPGLLIIDTPGHESFSNLRSRGSSLCDIAILVVDIMHGLEPQTIESLNLLKAKKTPFVVALNKIDRLYDWISNPKKDVKDLIKSQAKNTQLEFQDRAKLVITQLAEQSMNAAVFYENPDSRSYVSMVPTSAATGDGMGNLMSLIVELTQTALAKRLMYTDELQATVLEVKAIPGYGTTVDIILINGTLHESDTIVLAGTDGPIVTQIRSLLLPQPMKELRVKNTYTEPKEVRAAQGVKITAKDLEKAIAGLNLLVAYHPDEVEICKEEVAHELKSALGRIKLQDRGVYVQASTLGSLEALLEFLKTSEIPYANIRIGPVVKKDVMKASTMLEHNAQYAVILAFDVKIERDAQEMADSVGVKIFQADIIYHLFDSFMKYRDELKAKKREEFKDVAVFPCKLRILPQFIFNTRDPIVVGVVVENGIVKEGTPLCVPTKEFVCIGIVTNIEVNHKAIETARKGQEVCIKISPTPGDSPKLYGRHFDHTDLLVSKISRESIDACKEYFRDDLQKPDWQLMVELKKLFQIL; via the exons atgacgaagaaaaatgttaagaaaGCAAAGGAGGAATCAGATGGGCTAGCCACTGCTGAACCCGAGCCTGCAGAAGATCTGTTCGAGGAAGAAAATtctgacaagaaaaagaagaagaagaagaagaaaggcaagGATGATGATGCTAATGAAGCTTCTGAAACCGTTGAAAAGGTTGAAGAAGTGGACGAGGATCAAGatgataaaaagaataaaaaagccaagaaaaaagaaaaggttgaccccaaaaaagataaaaaaggtgGCCCAGGAAAAAAAGCCATTGCAGCAATGCAAGAGACCTTAAGGAAAATTAAA gaagaagaagaccgtatcagacgagaagaagaagaggcagaaagaaaagccgaagaagaagagcgaatTAGATTAGAGCAAGAACGAAAAGAACAAGAACGACGAGACCTAAAAAAACAACGTGAGAAGGAAAAACGTGATCGACTAAAGGCTGAAGGAAAATTCCTAACTCCCAAGCAGAGGGCAGCGCAGGCTCGCTCACAAGCATCTCTGGAGATATTGAGAGCGCAAG GTGTTGACGTACCTTTAATTGGAGAAAAGCGACCCAGGGCTGGTACACGAGTGCGTACGAACAAACAGCAACAAGCAGTCGTTCAAACTGACGAGAGCACGACTTCCGAAGAAAACAAAGCTGAGCAAAAACCAGATGGCGAAACTGAAGTATTGgtagaagaggaggaagaagaagtaaaagaatCATGGGATGCAGAATCATCTTCAGAGGAAGAAGTGGAGGAAGAGCCTGTTCCAACCACGACTGCTGAGACGACACATTCAAAGTCGAAATCAGAGAGTGAAGATTCCGATGACTCTGACGAAGAGGATGACTCTGACGACAGTAGTGATTCAGATAACGAAGATGGCAAAAAGACAGATGCTCTCTCCAGGAGAGAAAGAGCATTAAATCGTATTCAG AAAAGACGAGACGAGGCTGAAAAGAACACGGATCCTGAAGTTTTACGTGCTCCGGTTGTTTGTGTATTGGGTCACGTAGACAcgggtaaaacaaaaatcctcgACAAACTTCGTAGAACCCACGTTCAAGACGGTGAAGCTGGTGGAATTACACAACAGATTGGTGCTACCAATGTCCCGATTGAAGCCATTCGTGAACAGTCCAAAATGGTTATCGGTTTCCAGGACATGAAGTTAAAAATTCCGGGTCTTCTCATTATCGATACCCCTGGGCACGAATCTTTCAGTAATCTACGTTCTCGTGGCTCTTCCTTGTGCGACATTGCTATCTTGGTAGTCGACATTATGCACGGGCTCGAACCTCAAACTATCGAATCCCTCAACTTGCTTAAAGCAAAGAAAACTCCTTTCGTCGTAGCCCTTAACAAAATTGATAG GTTGTATGATTGGATCTCCAATCCTAAAAAAGATGTCAAGGATTTAATCAAATCGCAGGCAAAGAACACTCAACTCGAGTTTCAAGATAGGGCCAAGTTGGTTATTACTCAGCTAGCCGAACAGTCGATGAACGCAGCCGTTTTCTATGAGAATCCCGATTCACGATCGTATGTTTCCATGGTCCCAACAAGTGCTGCTACCGGTGACGGCATGGGAAATCTCATGTCGCTCATTGTAGAATTGACTCAAACCGCATTAGCTAAAAGGCTTATGTATACCGATGAGCTTCAGGCGACTGTTTTAGAAGTAAAGGCCATCCCCGGCTACGGAACAACGGTCGACATCATTCTTATTAATGGAACTCTGCACGAAAGCGACACAATTGTTTTAGCAGGAACCGACGGACCCATTGTGACACAGATTCGGTCTCTCCTCTTACCGCAACCCATGAAAGAGTTACGAGTTAAGAATACATACACGGAGCCCAAGGAAGTGCGAGCAGCACAGGGTGTGAAAATCACGGCCAAAGATTTGGAAAAGGCCATCGCCGGGTTGAATCTACTTGTTGCCTACCACCCGGATGAAGTGGAAATCTGCAAGGAAGAAGTAGCACACGAATTGAAATCTGCTTTGGGTCGAATTAAATTACAGGATCGAGGAGTCTACGTTCAAGCTTCGACTCTAGGATCCCTAGAAGCCCTTCTCGAGTTCCTGAAAACATCTGAAATtcct TATGCCAACATTCGCATCGGCCCTGTGGTGAAAAAGGACGTCATGAAAGCTTCAACCATGTTGGAGCATAATGCCCA ATATGCTGTAATTCTGGCGTTTGATGTAAAAATTGAACGTGACGCTCAGGAGATGGCAGATTCCGTTGGagtcaaaattttccaggCTGATATTATCTATCACCTGTTTGACAGTTTTATGAAATACCGTGACGAGTTAAAGGCCAAGAAGCGGGAAGAGTTCAAAGATGTTGCCGTTTTTCCATGCAAATTACGAATTCTCCCTCAG TTTATTTTCAACACTCGAGACCCGATCGTGGTTGGTGTGGTGGTGGAGAACGGGATTGTGAAGGAGGGCACACCGTTGTGCGTTCCGACCAAAGag TTTGTCTGCATTGGGATCGTGACCAACATTGAAGTGAATCACAAAGCCATCGAAACGGCCCGTAAAGGTCAAGAAGTTTGTATCAAAATTAGCCCCACGCCTGGCGACAGCCCTAAACTTTATGGACGTCATTTCGACCACACGGATTTGTTGGTTTCCAAG ATTAGCCGAGAATCCATCGACGCCTGCAAGGAATATTTCCGAGACGATTTGCAGAAACCCGACTGGCAATTGATGGTCGAGTTGAAGAAGCTCTTTCAAATATTGTGA
- the LOC124203822 gene encoding protein sprouty homolog 2-like: MANHAIVTQSSPSTTRGNLVSPEEEMLDRRTMELLPDRPSRIPPMAPARPAPLPGSAVRIQPPRRTTTTTTTTPTTSPIVVPRVPAPTLPLRQSTTPTTYTTANVSGSRSLQVAAATTSSVEAAAEVITLSQPRPDGERVRNEYIDTPLKGGLRATTPLHAETHIHISGSPHDHLALVSPLGSQSSKTSSSSTKSLPFNNTGNTPLTSPSLKRLQSTRRSLPITKQPAQFTKDTTPSSSSAAANCRRDVNCPTTSSTSRMVFSSPGSQSSGGGDSVICPDCDRCRCLSCRTPRPLPSKWLCGDKCLCSAESCVDYVSCLCCVKGLFYHCGSASDEDDEDDDVHRRRYHHHQPTTTSASGGSCADAPCSCVPSHHRMARWGCLACLTLVMPCLLCYWPLQGGVKVVEMCYQKCTRHGCRCDQQHQQQQQRRPNHTSTSSSAQPTGKTAVVVQPLPNSSGKRLLDI; the protein is encoded by the coding sequence ATGGCAAACCATGCCATCGTCACTCAAAGCAGTCCATCGACGACACGCGGGAATCTGGTCAGtccggaagaagaaatgttggATCGACGAACAATGGAGCTGCTGCCAGACAGACCGTCGAGGATTCCGCCCATGGCTCCCGCTCGCCCGGCTCCTCTTCCAGGCTCGGCCGTTCGAATCCAACCGCCCAGaagaaccaccaccaccactactactacccccACCACGTCTCCCATTGTCGTTCCACGAGTTCCGGCCCCAACTCTGCCCCTCCGGCAATCAACGACGCCGACGACCTACACCACCGCAAATGTCAGCGGAAGTCGGTCGTTACaagtggcggcggcgacgacAAGTTCAGTCGAAGCAGCGGCGGAAGTGATCACGCTGTCGCAACCGCGGCCGGATGGCGAGCGCGTCCGCAACGAGTACATCGACACGCCGTTGAAAGGTGGACTGCGGGCGACGACGCCTCTGCACGCCGAAACGCACATCCACATTAGCGGCTCTCCGCACGACCATTTGGCGCTGGTCAGTCCACTGGGCAGCCAATCGTCcaagacgtcgtcgtcgtcgaccaAGTCTCTGCCGTTCAACAACACGGGCAACACGCCGTTGACGTCGCCGTCGTTGAAGCGATTGCAGAGCACACGACGATCGCTGCCCATCACCAAACAGCCGGCCCAATTCACCAAAGACACAACTCCGTCGTCATCGTCGGCTGCTGCCAATTGCCGTCGCGATGTCAATTGCCCAACGACGTCATCGACGTCGAGGATGGTCTTTTCGTCTCCGGGCAGTCAGAGCAGCGGAGGTGGCGATTCCGTCATCTGCCCGGATTGTGATCGCTGCCGTTGTTTATCCTGTCGGACTCCGCGCCCCCTGCCGTCCAAGTGGTTGTGCGGCGACAAGTGCCTCTGTTCGGCCGAATCGTGCGTCGACTACGTCTCGTGTCTCTGCTGTGTCAAAGGACTTTTCTACCATTGCGGATCGGCGTCGgatgaagacgacgaagatgacGACGTCCATCGGCGTCgataccaccaccaccagccaaCGACAACATCAGCCAGCGGAGGATCGTGCGCCGACGCCCCGTGCTCGTGTGTGCCCAGCCACCACCGGATGGCCCGTTGGGGTTGTCTGGCCTGTCTGACTCTGGTCATGCCGTGTTTACTCTGTTACTGGCCACTCCAAGGAGGTGTCAAAGTGGTGGAAATGTGCTACCAAAAGTGCACCCGACACGGATGCCGATGTGATCAgcagcatcaacaacaacaacaaagacgGCCCAACCATACCTCCACCTCTTCTTCTGCCCAGCCAACGGGCAAGACTGCCGTCGTCGTCCAGCCTCTACCCAATTCGTCGGGAAAACGACTTttagatatttaa